The Chloroflexota bacterium genome includes the window TCGGGAGCGTCATGCGGCATGAGGTCGATGGCCCGGCCCAGCAGGTCCGCGGCGGCGGCGGCATCCGCGCGGAGGTCGGCGCGACGTCCGGCAGCCGCCAATAGGCCGCTGGCGCGGACGGCCAGCTCGCGCGCTCGAGCATCGGGGGGCCCCAGCTCGGCCCGATATCGGTAGGCCTGCTCAAGGTGATACGCCACAATTTCCTCGTACTCGGCGACCCGCTCGGCGGCGATGCGCTCGAGCCAGTCCGCAAACCGTTCGTGGAGCTCGGAGCGAGTCTGCTTGGCGAGGGCCTGATAGGCCGCATCGCGGATGAGCAGATGGCGGAACCGATAGGCCTCCTCTCCGGCGAATGAGGCCTGGTCGGGTCGGACCAGCTCCATTCGAAGCAGGGACGTCAGCCGATCGCTCACCCGCAGCTTGATCGGCTCAGGCGCCAGCTCGATGACCGCGCCGCGATGGAACGTGTTGCCCTCCACCGAGGCGCGCTCGATGACGGTCCGCTCCTCGCTGTCCAGGCCGTCCAAGCGGGCCGACAACAGCGCCTGAATGGTTGGCGGGATCGCCAGCTCACCGAGGTCACGAGCGGCGAGCCAGCTGCCATCGGCCTTGGTCAGGAAGCCGTCGTCGATGAGCTTGGCGAGCAGCTCCTCCACGAACAAGGGATTGCCCTCGGCAGCGCGGCTCACCCGACGTCGCACGTCGGGCGGCAGCTGCGCCTGCCCGAGCAGGCTGGTCAGCAGCTCCTCGCTCTCACCTTCGGACAGGGGCTCGAGCTGAACGGTGGTCGACCAGCGTTTGCCGCCGCCCCACGCCGGCCGTTTCTCGATCAGCTCCGACCTGGCCATCACGAGGAGCAGGATTGGGGCGTCTCGGGTCCAGTCGGCGATGTGCTCCACGAGGTCCAGGAACGTCGGCTCGCCCCATTGGCAGTCGTCGAACACGAGCACCAACGGACGTTGACGGGCAAGACGCTCGAAGGTCTTGCGAATGGCCCAGAAGATCTGCTCGGGCGCCGGGCTGGCAGCCTCCAGGCCGATGATGCCCGCCACGCTCTCGACGATTCGCTCGGCCTCGGGTTCCTCGGCCAGGAGGTGGTTCAGCCGATCACGGGCAACCTCCGCTCCATCCTCCTCCCGAATGCCGGCCCCGTTCCGGATGGCCTCTGCAACGGGCCAGTACGTGATCCCGTGGCCATACGCGATGCATCGGCCGGTCGCCACCTGTGCCTGCTCACCCAATGAGCCGATGAACTCGTCCACAAGCCGTGACTTTCCGACTCCGGCCACCCCCAGGATCGTGAACAGGTGGCAAATGTGCTCGTCGATCGCCTCACGGAACGCCTCGTCCAGGAGGCGCAGGGGCCGTTGTCGACCGACCAGCGGCGCCTCGAGCGGGCGGGTGTGGCGGCCGACGGTGTCGACGACGTCGGAGAGGCGCCAGGCATGAACCGGCTCGGCCTTGCCCTTCAGGATGAGTGGCTCGACGGCCTCGGCCGAGACGGCCGAGCGAACCAGGGCGTACGTGTCAGCGCCCATCAGGATCTCGCCGGGGGCGGCCGCACCCTCCATGCGCGCCGCGACATTCACCGCATCCCCCGTCACGATCCGCTGCGCCGCGCTCCCGTCTCCCGCCACCACCTCCCCGGTGTTGATCCCCATCCGCCACTCCACGGTGGCGCCCCGCTCGGCGTTGATGCCGGCGTCGAGGCCCGCCAGCCGGTCGCGGATCTCCACCGCTGCCCGACAGGCGCGCAGCGCGTCATCCTCGTGGACCGTCGGCACCCCGAACACGGCCATGACGGCGTCGCCGATGAACTTTTCGACCACCCCGCCATGGAACTCGATCACCTCGCGCATGACGTGGAAGTAGCGGGTCATGAGCGACCGCAGGGACTCGGGATCGATCCGCTCCCCGAGCGCCGTGGACGAGATGGCATCGCAGTACAGGATCGTGACCGTCTTCCGGGTCTCGGCCTGGGGAGCGGAAGCCTCGAACGGCATAGCGCACGAGGAGCAGAACCGCGAACCGGGCAGGTTTGCTGCTCCGCAGGACGGACAGGCGACGGTCGCGGTCACCGGAGCCGGGCCCTCACGCCAGAGCCCCGGCCCGCAGCCGCTCCAGCGCCGCATCCAGGCGGGCCAAGGTTCGCTCGCGGCCCAACAGGACCATGGAGCCGAAGAGGGGCGGCGAGACGGCCTTCCCCGTTACCGCCAGCCGGAGGGGTCGGAAGAAGTCGCCGGCCTTCCAGCCCAGCGCGTCGGCAGCACCACGTGCGGCCGCCTCCAGCACCTCGGCCGACCACTCCCCGCACGCCACCAGCGCATCGCGCGCGACCCCCAGCGCGTTAGCCACCTCGGCGGCGTCCCGGCCCTTGGGCAGGAGTGCGTCCACGCTCCACCAAGAGGCCACCACGTCGTCGGATTCGGCCAGGAACCCGGACAGCTCGACCGCATCGGTCAGGCGCACCATCCGCTCGCGCAGCAGGGGCACCAGCCCGGCGAGTGTCGCGTCCGAGATCGCCTCCGGCAGCGGCGGCCGCAGCCGCGACGCCAGGTCCGCATCGGTCAGGGAGCGGATGTAGACCCCGTTGAGGTGGTCGAGCCGGCCGCGATCGAAGACCGCTCCCGCTTTGTGGACCGCCCCGATCTCGAACCGCGCGGCCAGCTCGTCCAGGCTGAAGATCTCCTCCTCGGTCCCCGGCGACCAGCCCAGGAAGGCCAGGAAGTTGACCATCGCCTCGGGCACGTAACCCTCAGCCCGGTAGTCGCTGATCGCGGTCTGCGACTTCCGCTTGCTCATCTTGGACCGATCCGGATTCAGGATGAGCGGGATGTGCCCAAAGACCGGCTCCCGATAGCCAAGGGCGCGGATGAGGGCGATGTGCTTGGGGGTGTTCGAGAGGTGGTCCTCGCCCCGAATGACGTGGCTGATCTCCATCGCCTCATCGTCAATGACCACTACGAAGTGGTAGAGCGGCACGCCATCCGCCCGCACGATCACGAAGTCGCCCAGGAGGGCGTTGTCGAACTCGACCTCGCCCCGGATCAGGTCGTCGAAGCGGATGGTCTCCGGCGGGACCCGGAAGCGGAGGGCTGGGCGGCGACCCTCGGCCACGAAGGCGGCCCGATCGGCATCGGTCAGGCGCAGGCAGCGCCCGTTGTAACGGGGGGCTTCCCGGTGGGCCTCCTGCTCGCGCCGGACGGCGTCCAGCTCTTCGGGGGTGCACCAGCAGTGATAGGCGGCTCCGCTCTGCAGGAGCCGATCCGCCTCGCGGGCGTATCGGTCCATGCGCAGGCTCTGACGGTAGGGTCCGAATGGACCGATGTCCTCGCCGCCTGCCGCCTGCGGACCCTCGTCCCAGGTGATCCCCAGCCAGTGGAGGTTGTCGAGGATGTCGTGCTCGAATTCGGGCGTGCTGCGGGCCTGGTCCGTGTCCTCGATGCGGAGCACGTAGGTCCCGCCGGTCGCGCGCGCGAACAGGTAGTTGTAAAGGCTGGTCCGCGCCGTGCCGATGTGCAGCGGCCCGGTGGGGCTGGGCGCCATCCGGACCCGGATTGGTCGCTCGTCAGGGTTTGGTGGGCGGGGCACGCTCATGGGCTCCGCGATGGTACCGCCCGGCCCGCCGCAATAGACATACGGAGGCACTGCCATGGTGCAGCGTCGGAGGCGCCCACCACGGTTGAGCGTCGCATCACGGGCATTCGTGCTATCGCGCTATCGCGCTGCACGATGTCCCGAATGGTTGTGACAGGAGGTAGGCGCGAGGCAAGAGCCAGCGCCGCGGTTCGCAGCGACCGCCCTGTAACTCACGACCCGGCCAGCAACTCCTGGACGACGGGCTGGATGGCATCGACCCACAGGGCGTACTGGGCCCCGCTGGGGTGGAGTCCGTCGCCGGCCACGAGCGAAGGATCCGAGGCGACGCGGCGCGAGATCTCATATATGTCCGGCACGAAGACGATGCCCCGCGCCTCGGCCGCCACGCGGAGCACGTCGTTGAAGCGGGCGATCTCTGCGCTCTGCTGGGCGGGGTTGCCAAACGAAGAGCCCGCGGGCGTCAGCGTGTAGTCCGGAGTCGCCACGGCCACGATGCGCGTGGGCGGCAGCCGCTCGAGCAGCGCATCCAGGATGAGGTCGACATTTGCTGCGTAGGTCGCTTGTGGAACGCCGCGCACCACGTCGTTGACGCCGATCTGGACGGTGACGAACTCCGGATGGAGGTCATCGAGGGCTGGCAGCTCGGCGGCGATCAGATCATCGGTGCTGTACCCGTTGACCCCCAGGTTGGCGGCCAGCTCGAGGCGGCCGTCCAGGCGGGCCACCAACTGGCTGGGCCAGCTGTCGGTCGAGGAGACTGCGGTGCCGATGGTGTACGAATCCCCAAGCGCGACATAGCGCGCGCCCATTAACGACGGGGTCGGCTCGGCGGTCACGGTGCACGCGGCGCCGACGAGCAGCGCGACGGCCAGCGCGGTGAGGTCACGTCCGCTCATCACCCTGGGGCGTCAGCGGGCCAGGGTGAACGCGGCCCTCACCTCCCCGACCACCTCGCCACGGGCCAGGTCGCGGATCGGCGGGGCGGCATAGGCGGCCAGCTGGGACAGCTCCACTTCCCCCAGGAGGCCGATCTGGCGCAGCGTCTCGCAGGTGGCGGCGGCGCCTGCCCGGCGGGCCGCGTCGCCGTCCTCGATCTTCACCGCCACCCCGGCCGCGGGCGCATCGGCGCCCATCCCACCCGGCAGCAGGCCCACGCAGCGCAGCCCCTCGGCACCGCCCTTGGCCACCAGCCGCCCGGCCGCGGCCCGCATGAGATCGGTGTCGAATTGCCGGCGCTCCCCGGACACCAGCTCGGGATGGGCCAGCATTGCGTCGCGGATGCGGGTCAGCGCATCGCGCAAGGTGGCATCGGTCAGGCCGGTCGGATCAGCCAGGCGCGCGTAGGCGCGCGCGATGGCGTGCAGGGGTATCGCGAAGCTGACCACGCCGCAGCCGTCGGTCGCGGTCGCGATCCGGCGGGCCGGGACGCCGGACACCGCTGCCACGGTCTCCAGGGCCAGCTGCTGGATCGGGTGGTCGGGCTGCCAGTAGGTGTCCACGTCCCAGCCGGCGGCCTTGGCATGCAGGGCCATGGCGGCGTGCTTACCGGAGCAGTTGTGGCGCAGTTCGTTCGGCGGTTCACCGTCACGGGCCAGGCGCTGGGCGGTCTCCGCATCGAACGGGGTATGCGTTCCGCATTGGAGGGCGGATCGGCTCAGTCCGCCGGCCCGCAGCGCGCCCTGGACGAGGCGCACGTGGCGGTCCTCGCCGGCGTGGCTGGCGGCCATCACGGCCAGCGTCTGGACCGGATCGGGGAAGTTGTAGGCGTCGAAGCGCCCGGACGCGACAAACGGGGCCAACTGGAACGGCTTGGCTGAGGAGCGGAGGAAAGTCGGCTCCTCCGGGTCGCCCAGATGGGCGACGCGCGCGCCGTCGGCGTTGACGACGGCGATGGACCCGCGATGCCGGGACTCGACCCGATCTCCGCGAGTGACCTCGACGGTGAGTGCGGGGCTACCGGTCGGCGTCGCCGGGACCGGTGGGCTGCCGGGCATTGCCGGCGCCGGCTCGGGCCGGTTCGCCAAGGATCTCCTTGGAGAACAGGGCGTCGGCATCAGCGGATTCGGCGAGCTTGGCGGAGCCGGCGGAGGCCGGTGAGGCTGCCCCGCCGCTCCCCGACTTGGCCGATGCGGATCCA containing:
- a CDS encoding adenylate/guanylate cyclase domain-containing protein; amino-acid sequence: MPFEASAPQAETRKTVTILYCDAISSTALGERIDPESLRSLMTRYFHVMREVIEFHGGVVEKFIGDAVMAVFGVPTVHEDDALRACRAAVEIRDRLAGLDAGINAERGATVEWRMGINTGEVVAGDGSAAQRIVTGDAVNVAARMEGAAAPGEILMGADTYALVRSAVSAEAVEPLILKGKAEPVHAWRLSDVVDTVGRHTRPLEAPLVGRQRPLRLLDEAFREAIDEHICHLFTILGVAGVGKSRLVDEFIGSLGEQAQVATGRCIAYGHGITYWPVAEAIRNGAGIREEDGAEVARDRLNHLLAEEPEAERIVESVAGIIGLEAASPAPEQIFWAIRKTFERLARQRPLVLVFDDCQWGEPTFLDLVEHIADWTRDAPILLLVMARSELIEKRPAWGGGKRWSTTVQLEPLSEGESEELLTSLLGQAQLPPDVRRRVSRAAEGNPLFVEELLAKLIDDGFLTKADGSWLAARDLGELAIPPTIQALLSARLDGLDSEERTVIERASVEGNTFHRGAVIELAPEPIKLRVSDRLTSLLRMELVRPDQASFAGEEAYRFRHLLIRDAAYQALAKQTRSELHERFADWLERIAAERVAEYEEIVAYHLEQAYRYRAELGPPDARARELAVRASGLLAAAGRRADLRADAAAAADLLGRAIDLMPHDAPERGVIMVLLARRLPAVGEAARADRLLVEAVADATQAGDDRARAWAELALVELRSSTESKSASDAMREAERLRDVLASLGDVVGASLAELVATWALFTMGRAGEASTRARAALDRPGSVGPWQREARVQIGAAAVFGPTPCDEAIRLIEDLVSNEYSPGADLGIGRLLTVQGAFEDARERIARAARGLEELGDRFLLTETDAALGHVALLSGDAASAVRHYRESYDRKIGLGDRGYASTTAVGLSTALLADGDLDEAWRFATVARETSASDDITSQAGGRGVQARVLSARGQHPEAEDVAREAAAMVGPTDYLLAHGEVLVHLAHVLREAGKEDEALSAVREALALYEQKGATFYVEQTGRLIGDWTTDG
- the gltX gene encoding glutamate--tRNA ligase, whose protein sequence is MSVPRPPNPDERPIRVRMAPSPTGPLHIGTARTSLYNYLFARATGGTYVLRIEDTDQARSTPEFEHDILDNLHWLGITWDEGPQAAGGEDIGPFGPYRQSLRMDRYAREADRLLQSGAAYHCWCTPEELDAVRREQEAHREAPRYNGRCLRLTDADRAAFVAEGRRPALRFRVPPETIRFDDLIRGEVEFDNALLGDFVIVRADGVPLYHFVVVIDDEAMEISHVIRGEDHLSNTPKHIALIRALGYREPVFGHIPLILNPDRSKMSKRKSQTAISDYRAEGYVPEAMVNFLAFLGWSPGTEEEIFSLDELAARFEIGAVHKAGAVFDRGRLDHLNGVYIRSLTDADLASRLRPPLPEAISDATLAGLVPLLRERMVRLTDAVELSGFLAESDDVVASWWSVDALLPKGRDAAEVANALGVARDALVACGEWSAEVLEAAARGAADALGWKAGDFFRPLRLAVTGKAVSPPLFGSMVLLGRERTLARLDAALERLRAGALA
- a CDS encoding SGNH/GDSL hydrolase family protein, producing MSGRDLTALAVALLVGAACTVTAEPTPSLMGARYVALGDSYTIGTAVSSTDSWPSQLVARLDGRLELAANLGVNGYSTDDLIAAELPALDDLHPEFVTVQIGVNDVVRGVPQATYAANVDLILDALLERLPPTRIVAVATPDYTLTPAGSSFGNPAQQSAEIARFNDVLRVAAEARGIVFVPDIYEISRRVASDPSLVAGDGLHPSGAQYALWVDAIQPVVQELLAGS
- a CDS encoding asparaginase, with amino-acid sequence MPGSPPVPATPTGSPALTVEVTRGDRVESRHRGSIAVVNADGARVAHLGDPEEPTFLRSSAKPFQLAPFVASGRFDAYNFPDPVQTLAVMAASHAGEDRHVRLVQGALRAGGLSRSALQCGTHTPFDAETAQRLARDGEPPNELRHNCSGKHAAMALHAKAAGWDVDTYWQPDHPIQQLALETVAAVSGVPARRIATATDGCGVVSFAIPLHAIARAYARLADPTGLTDATLRDALTRIRDAMLAHPELVSGERRQFDTDLMRAAAGRLVAKGGAEGLRCVGLLPGGMGADAPAAGVAVKIEDGDAARRAGAAATCETLRQIGLLGEVELSQLAAYAAPPIRDLARGEVVGEVRAAFTLAR